The genomic region CGTCTCCGGGGAGACCTGCGGGCTGCCAGCCTGATGAGAGAGCGTGGACTGTGGCTGAACCGTGACAAGAGGATCGTCGGGGCGATCCCCGGAATTATGGTTGGGGATTTGTTCCTTTTTCGGATGGAGTTGTGTGTGGTTGGATTGCACGGTCAGATACAGGCTGGAATAGATTTTCTTCCTGCAAGCATGAGTTCCACTGGAGAACCTATTGCTACCAGTGTCATTGTTTCTGGTGGCTATGAGGATGACATGGATGATGGTGAGGTTATAGTTTACACTGGCCATGGAGGGCAGGAGAAGAATTCCTCCAGGCAGATCTCTCATCAGAAGTTGGAGTCAGGGAACCTTGCATTGGAGAGGAGTATGCATTATGGTGTTGAGGTAAGGGTTATCCGTGGGATGAAGTATGAGGGGAGTGCTGCTGGGTCTGGTAAGGTGTATGTGTATGATGGGGTGTATAGGATTGTTGATTGCTGGTTTGATGTGGGGAGGTCGGGTTTTGGGGTTTATAAGTTTAAGCTTTGGAGGATTGAGGGGCAGGCTAAGATGGGTAGTGCTATTTTGAAGGAAGCTAGGAATGTTAGGAGGAGTGAGCTGGATTTGAATCCCACATCTGCTGATATGGCTAACAGGAAGGAGAATGTTGCAGTTCGGCTTTTTAATGACTTTGATGATGATCGGGGTCCTCTTTGCTATGAATATCTTGTGAGGACTTGTTTTCCGAAGTTTGTGTTTCATCAGAGTGGGAAAGCTACTGGCTGTGACTGTGTGGATGGTTGTGGTGATGGATGCTTTTGTGCTATGAAAAATGGGGGTGAGTTTCCTTACACTCTGCAGGGGCATCTTGTGAGAGGGAAGCCTTTGATTTTTGAATGTGGCCCATTTTGCTCCTGTCCTCCTCATTGTCGCAATCGTGTTGCGCAGAAGGGGCTGAAATATAGGTTGGAAGTGTTTAGGTCTAAGCAGACATCTTGGGGAGTAAGGTCCTTGGACCTTATTCAAGCTGGTTCTTTTATCTGTGAGTTTGCAGGGGTTGTTTTGACCAGGGAGCAAGCTCAACTCTTAACAATGAATGGTGATTCATTGATATATCCTAATCGGTTTTCGGAAAGGTGGGCAGAATGGGGGGATTTGTCTCAGATATACCCGGATTATGTGCGTCCATTGTATCCGTCAATTCCTCCTCTAGATTTTTCTCTGGATGTGTCAACAATGAGGAATGTTGCTTGCTATATGAG from Glycine soja cultivar W05 chromosome 16, ASM419377v2, whole genome shotgun sequence harbors:
- the LOC114391223 gene encoding histone-lysine N-methyltransferase family member SUVH9-like; its protein translation is MMDSVLPDTSTNAIASSTPTSHPHSQPSLPQTLLVPKPEPFWDTHIETSDELDLYSEFNRVTELFHFAFGATNVVDPFGATNVACPEQTPLVPVPQELDSAAQPDPNSPSEDVLRAIVPVPPEQQDGAVATATVPRRKQSRQKELVRVMDLSPRDEAHLRETVRRTRLIYDSLRVLTSVEEEKRVASVAAAAVAAAAAVTTLEGCLPVDGSTGKLRRLRGDLRAASLMRERGLWLNRDKRIVGAIPGIMVGDLFLFRMELCVVGLHGQIQAGIDFLPASMSSTGEPIATSVIVSGGYEDDMDDGEVIVYTGHGGQEKNSSRQISHQKLESGNLALERSMHYGVEVRVIRGMKYEGSAAGSGKVYVYDGVYRIVDCWFDVGRSGFGVYKFKLWRIEGQAKMGSAILKEARNVRRSELDLNPTSADMANRKENVAVRLFNDFDDDRGPLCYEYLVRTCFPKFVFHQSGKATGCDCVDGCGDGCFCAMKNGGEFPYTLQGHLVRGKPLIFECGPFCSCPPHCRNRVAQKGLKYRLEVFRSKQTSWGVRSLDLIQAGSFICEFAGVVLTREQAQLLTMNGDSLIYPNRFSERWAEWGDLSQIYPDYVRPLYPSIPPLDFSLDVSTMRNVACYMSHSSTPNVLVQFVLHDHNNLMFPHLMLFAMENIPPMRELSLDYGVADEWTGKLSICN